GGGCAGTCCAGCCCCTCCCCGAGGGTTCGgggtgccagagctgctctccgGGCGCTGGCAGGAGCCCAAGGGGCTCCTCTGGCTCTGTGCATCCCgggatgggcagggctggcggtcggggtgctgctggtggggacTGGGCTGCCCGTGACAGGAGCCGGGGTGGCGGGCGGGGGTCTCGGGGGTGCCGGTGGCGGGGGTCGGGGGGGTTGTGGGGGGGGGTGGGGTCTCCGGTGGCGGGTCGCGGTCCCACCTGCCATAGGCGAAACGCCGGTCCTTGTGGTGGTCCCCGAAGGTGTCCCAGAGGCGCAGGGAGACGCTGACCTCGTCCACCACATCCCGGGAGCGCTCCAGCACCTGCCGGTACCGGCACCGGCACCATCACCGACCGCCCTGCCCGGAGCCACCGCTACCACCCCGGGGTGCCCCCGCTACTCTCTCGGTGACCCTCTCGGTACCGGGCGTCCCCCGGTGCTCGGTACCCCCTATCGTTCCTCCCCCCCGCCCCGGCGATGCCCGGTACCCGGTGTCCCCCGGTAACGCCCCACCCGCTGCTCCCCCGCTCGGTGTCCGGCGGTGCCTGGCGGTGTCCCCCGGCCTCACCTCCTGGCAAACGCGGTACTGGTCGATGGCCCACACGGTGGGCACGTGTGTGGCCAGCAGCCGGTACTGGCTCAGCGTGGCGTTGCAGGCGCGGGCGCAGATCAGCCGCGTCTTGCCCACCGCGTTGTCGCCCACCACGACGCACTTGATGGTCTCGACGTTGGGGCGCTCGTAGTCCACGTCGGGGTCCATGGGGGCGCGGGGGGCCCCGGGCNNNNNNNNNNNNNNNNNNNNNNNNNNNNNNNNNNNNNNNNNNNNNNNNNNNNNNNNNNNNNNNNNNNNNNNNNNNNNNNNNNNNNNNNNNNNNNNNNNNNNNNNNNNNNNNNNNNNNNNNNNNNNNNNNNNNNNNNNNNNNNNNNNNNNNNNNNNNNNNNNNNNNNNNNNNNNNNNNNNNNNNNNNNNNNNNNNNNNNNNNNNNNNNNNNNNNNNNNNNNNNNNNNNNNNNNNNNNNNNNNNNNNNNNNNNNNNNNNNNNNNNNNNNNNNNNNNNNNNNNNNNNNNNNNNNNNNNNNNNNNNNNNNNNNNNNNNNNNNNNNNNNNNNNNNNNNNNNNNNNNNNNNNNNNNNNNNNNNNNNNNNNNNNNNNNNNNNNNNNNNNNNNNNNNNNNNNNNNNNNNNNNNNNNNNNNNNNNNNNNNNNNNNNNNNNNNNNNNNNNNNNNNNNNNNNNNNNNNNNNNNNNNNNNNNNNNNNNNNNNNNNNNNNNNNNNNNNNNNNNNNNNNNNNNNNNNNNNNNNNNNNNNNNNNNNNNNNNNNNNNNNNNNNNNNNNNNNNNNNNNNNNNNNNNNNNNNNNNNNNNNNNNNNNNNNNNNNNNNNNNNNNNNNNNNNNNNNNNNNNNNNNNNNNNNNNNNNNNNNNNNNNNNNNNNNNNNNNNNNNNNNNNNNNNNNNNNNNNNNNNNNNNNNNNNNNNNNNNNNNNNNNNNNNNNNNNNNNNNNNNNNNNNNNNNNNNNNNNNNNNNNNNNNNNNNNNNNNNNNNNNNNNNNNNNNNNNNNNNNNNNNNNNNNNNNNNNNNNNNNNNNNNNNNNNNNNNNNNNNNNNNNNNNNNNNNNNNNNNNNNNNNNNNNNNNNNNNNNNNNNNNNNNNNNNNNNNNNNNNNNNNNNNNNNNNNNNNNNNNNNNNNNNNNNNNNNNNNNNNNNNNNNNNNNNNNNNNNNNNNNNNNNNNNNNNNNNNNNNNNNNNNNNNNNNNNNNNNNNNNNNNNNNNNNNNNNNNNNNNNNNNNNNNNNNNNNNNNNNNNNNNNNNNNNNNNNNNNNNNNNNNNNNNNNNNNNNNNNNNNNNNNNNNNNNNNNNNNNNNNNNNNNNNNNNNNNNNNNNNNNNNNNNNNNNNNNNNNNNNNNNNNNNNNNNNNNNNNNNNNNNNNNNNNNNNNNNNNNNNNNNNNNNNNNNNNNNNNNNNNNNNNNNNNNNNNNNNNNNNNNNNNNNNNNNNNNNNNNNNNNNNNNNNNNNNNNNNNNNNNNNNNNNNNNNNNNNNNNNNNNNNNNNNNNNNNNNNNNNNNNNNNNNNNNNNNNNNNNNNNNNNNNNNNNNNNNNNNNNNNNNNNNNNNNNNNNNNNNNNNNNNNNNNNNNNNNNNNNNNNNNNNNNNNNNNNNNNNNNNNNNNNNNNNNNNNNNNNNNNNNNNNNNNNNNNNNNNNNNNNNNNNNNNNNNNNNNNNNNNNNNNNNNNNNNNNNNNNNNNNNNNNNNNNNNNNNNNNNNNNNNNNNNNNNNNNNNNNNNNNNNNNNNNNNNNNNNNNNNNNNNNNNNNNNNNNNNNNNNNNNNNNNNNNNNNNNNNNNNNNNNNNNNNNNNNNNNNNNNNNNNNNNNNNNNNNNNNNNNNNNNNNNNNNNNNNNNNNNNNNNNNNNNNNNNNNNNNNNNNNNNNNNNNNNNNNNNNNNNNNNNNNNNNNNNNNNNNNNNNNNNNNNNNNNNNNNNNNNNNNNNNNNNNNNNNNNNNNNNNNNNNNNNNNNNNNNNNNNNNNNNNNNNNNNNNNNNNNNNNNNNNNNNNNNNNNNNNNNNNNNNNNNNNNNNNNNNNNNNNNNNNNNNNNNNNNNNNNNNNNNNNNNNNNNNNNNNNNNNNNNNNNNNNNNNNNNNNNNNNNNNNNNNNNNNNNNNNNNNNNNNNNNNNNNNNNNNNNNNNNNNNNNNNNNNNNNNNNNNNNNNNNNNNNNNNNNNNNNNNNNNNNNNNNNNNNNNNNNNNNNNNNNNNNNNNNNNNNNNNNNNNNNNNNNNNNNNNNNNNNNNNNNNNNNNNNNNNNNNNNNNNNNNNNNNNNNNNNNNNNNNNNNNNNNNNNNNNNNNNNNNNNNNNNNNNNNNNNNNNNNNNNNNNNNNNNNNNNNNNNNNNNNNNNNNNNNNNNNNNNNNNNNNNNNNNNNNNNNNNNNNNNNNNNNNNNNNNNNNNNNNNNNNNNNNNNNNNNNNNNNNNNNNNNNNNNNNNNNNNNNNNNNNNNNNNNNNNNNNNNNNNNNNNNNNNNNNNNNNNNNNNNNNNNNNNNNNNNNNNNNNNNNNNNNNNNNNNNNNNNNNNNNNNNNNNNNNNNNNNNNNNNNNNNNNNNNNNNNNNNNNNNNNNNNNNNNNNNNNNNNNNNNNNNNNNNNNNNNNNNNNNNNNNNNNNNNNNNNNNNNNNNNNNNNNNNNNNNNNNNNNNNNNNNNNNNNNNNNNNNNNNNNNNNNNNNNNNNNNNNNNNNNNNNNNNNNNNNNNNNNNNNNNNNNNNNNNNNNNNNNNNNNNNNNNNNNNNNNNNNNNNNNNNNNNNNNNNNNNNNNNNNNNNNNNNNNNNNNNNNNNNNNNNNNNNNNNNNNNNNNNNNNNNNNNNNNNNNNNNNNNNNNNNNNNNNNNNNNNNNNNNNNNNNNNNNNNNNNNNNNNNNNNNNNNNNNNNNNNNNNNNNNNNNNNNNNNNNNNNNNNNNNNNNNNNNNNNNNNNNNNNNNNNNNNNNNNNNNNNNNNNNNNNNNNNNNNNNNNNNNNNNNNNNNNNNNNNNNNNNNNNNNNNNNNNNNNNNNNNNNNNNNNNNNNNNNNNNNNNNNNNNNNNNNNNNNNNNNNNNNNNNNNNNNNNNNNNNNNNNNNNNNNNNNNNNNNNNNNNNNNNNNNNNNNNNNNNNNNNNNNNNNNNNNNNNNNNNNNNNNNNNNNNNNNNNNNNNNNNNNNNNNNNNNNNNNNNNNNNNNNNNNNNNNNNNNNNNNNNNNNNNNNNNNNNNNNNNNNNNNNNNNNNNNNNNNNNNNNNNNNNNNNNNNNNNNNNNNNNNNNNNNNNNNNNNNNNNNNNNNNNNNNNNNNNNNNNNNNNNNNNNNNNNNNNNNNNNNNNNNNNNNNNNNNNNNNNNNNNNNNNNNNNNNNNNNNNNNNNNNNNNNNNNNNNNNNNNNNNNNNNNNNNNNNNNNNNNNNNNNNNNNNNNNNNNNNNNNNNNNNNNNNNNNNNNNNNNNNNNNNNNNNNNNNNNNNNNNNNNNNNNNNNNNNNNNNNNNNNNNNNNNNNNNNNNNNNNNNNNNNNNNNNNNNNNNNNNNNNNNNNNNNNNNNNNNNNNNNNNNNNNNNNNNNNNNNNNNNNNNNNNNNNNNNNNNNNNNNNNNNNNNNNNNNNNNNNNNNNNNNNNNNNNNNNNNNNNNNNNNNNNNNNNNNNNNNNNNNNNNNNNNNNNNNNNNNNNNNNNNNNNNNNNNNNNNNNNNNNNNNNNNNNNNNNNNNNNNNNNNNNNNNNNNNNNNNNNNNNNNNNNNNNNNNNNNNNNNNNNNNNNNNNNNNNNNNNNNNNNNNNNNNNNNNNNNNNNNNNNNNNNNNNNNNNNNNNNNNNNNNNNNNNNNNNNNNNNNNNNNNNNNNNNNNNNNNNNNNNNNNNNNNNNNNNNNNNNNNNNNNNNNNNNNNNNNNNNNNNNNNNNNNNNNNNNNNNNNNNNNNNNNNNNNNNNNNNNNNNNNNNNNNNNNNNNNNNNNNNNNNNNNNNNNNNNNNNNNNNNNNNNNNNNNNNNNNNNNNNNNNNNNNNNNNNNNNNNNNNNNNNNNNNNNNNNNNNNNNNNNNNNNNNNNNNNNNNNNNNNNNNNNNNNNNNNNNNNNNNNNNNNNNNNNNNNNNNNNNNNNNNNNNNNNNNNNNNNNNNNNNNNNNNNNNNNNNNNNNNNNNNNNNNNNNNNNNNNNNNNNNNNNNNNNNNNNNNNNNNNNNNNNNNNNNNNNNNNNNNNNNNNNNNNNNNNNNNNNNNNNNNNNNNNNNNNNNNNNNNNNNNNNNNNNNNNNNNNNNNNNNNNNNNNNNNNNNNNNNNNNNNNNNNNNNNNNNNNNNNNNNNNNNNNNNNNNNNNNNNNNNNNNNNNNNNNNNNNNNNNNNNNNNNNNNNNNNNNNNNNNNNNNNNNNNNNNNNNNNNNNNNNNNNNNNNNNNNNNNNNNNNNNNNNNNNNNNNNNNNNNNNNNNNNNNNNNNNNNNNNNNNNNNNNNNNNNNNNNNNNNNNNNNNNNNNNNNNNNNNNNNNNNNNNNNNNNNNNNNNNNNNNNNNNNNNNNNNNNNNNNNNNNNNNNNNNNNNNNNNNNNNNNNNNNNNNNNNNNNNNNNNNNNNNNNNNNNNNNNNNNNNNNNNNNNNNNNNNNNNNNNNNNNNNNNNNNNNNNNNNNNNNNNNNNNNNNNNNNNNNNNNNNNNNNNNNNNNNNNNNNNNNNNNNNNNNNNNNNNNNNNNNNNNNNNNNNNNNNNNNNNNNNNNNNNNNNNNNNNNNNNNNNNNNNNNNNNNNNNNNNNNNNNNNNNNNNNNNNNNNNNNNNNNNNNNNNNNNNNNNNNNNNNNNNNNNNNNNNNNNNNNNNNNNNNNNNNNNNNNNGTCTTTGGCTATGAGAAGCATCACGACCTGAAGCTCCTGGATTCCGGAGGTACCGGGAGCGACGTTTTCGGGGAATATTGGGGGGTCCCCCGAGTTCCCCCCCTCTGACCCCTCCTCATTACAGCCGGGGGGCCGGATGAGCTCGCTGGAAAATTCTCTGTGGGCAGCGTCATGTACGGGCTGTGCCGGGTCCCCGATCCCGGTTCCGGCACCCCCAGGATCGTCCTTATCAGCTGGGTGAGTGCGGGGGGGCTGCTCGAGGGGACCCCCGGATGGGACCCCCCCGAGCTGAGCCATGGGTGCGGTGCCAGGTGGGGGAAAATGTGCCGGAATCGCAGCGGGCGGCGTGTGCCGGGCACCTGCCGGCCATCCGGAGCTTCTTCAGGGTGAGTGGGGGGCACGGAGCCCTCGGTGGGTGCTGGGGGGGGTATGTCGGGGTCTTTGCCCCCCCAATATTCCCCATTCCTGCCTCCCCTGTCCCCCCCCATCCCGCCACCCCGACCTTTGCCTGTGCCCGGGCGCATTCCTGGCGCTGCTGACTCAGCCGCCgctttcccagtgctcccagtctTGGCCGCCGCGCCGGAGCTGTGGTTGGGatcccttccccacccccaaCCCCGTCCTGACGGGGGGGTCCTGCCCTCCCCATCCCCCGGAACAGCTTCCGCTCATCTGTCTGCGCCCGGGATCTGGATCCGGCCCCACATCTGGATCCTGCCCCACATCTGGATCCAGTCCCACATCTGACACGTCCAAGGGAATCGAGCCGAGGTTCCCCGGGGAGTGAGGATCCGTGCGGGGGTTGGGGGGTGTGGGAAGGGTGACACGGTCCCAATCCCGGTGGCAGGAGGCCACGGCCGTGATCAGCGCCCGCCGCTCCGAGGAGGTGACGCTGGAGGGGCTGCGCCgagtgctggcacagctggagccccCCGCCCCTCGCCCACCCAGGAGGACCCCCCAGGACACCCCGGAGCTGGTGGTGAGTGGGGGTCTCGCTGGGGCCATGTCCCTGCCGGAATGGGGAGAGCACTTGGGGGGCGATGGGTGTTTGCTCGCCCTTCCCGGGGGTCTCCAGGGGTTTTGGGGATCCCGCCCTGACCCCCCTGTGCTCCCCAAGGGAACCAACTACCGCAAGACCAACCCAGCGCTGGAGCTGCAGCGCACCCAGCGCGATTCCTTCTGGGAACAGGCTGAGGTGAGGGGTCggggggctggggaagggctggggggTCCCCCGGGATCCCGGGGATGGGGTCACGGCTGCTGCCTTGGGCTGAGGTTGCCAGGGGCTGCGCCCAGGGGTCCCAGTGCCGAGCTTGGTGGGGGTCGCAGTCCCGGtctggggtgctgtggggtCCCGGCCCCAGAGCTGAGGTCCCTGGGGGTCCCGGTGCTGTCGCGGCAGGGGTCCCACTGCCGATACCAGTGGGGGTCACAGTCCCGGTGCCGATACCGA
The window above is part of the Parus major isolate Abel unplaced genomic scaffold, Parus_major1.1 Scaffold372, whole genome shotgun sequence genome. Proteins encoded here:
- the LOC107198921 gene encoding drebrin-like is translated as MYGLCRVPDPGSGTPRIVLISWVGENVPESQRAACAGHLPAIRSFFREATAVISARRSEEVTLEGLRRVLAQLEPPAPRPPRRTPQDTPELVGTNYRKTNPALELQRTQRDSFWEQAEVRGRGAGEGLGGPPGSRGWGHGCCLGLRLPGAAPRGPSAELGGGRSPGLGCCGVPAPELRSLGVPVLSRQGSHCRYQWGSQSRCRYRGGAGVDLGGVPVPVPRLGQSQCEV